In one Amaranthus tricolor cultivar Red isolate AtriRed21 chromosome 8, ASM2621246v1, whole genome shotgun sequence genomic region, the following are encoded:
- the LOC130820341 gene encoding uncharacterized protein LOC130820341 isoform X1 — MFSAVKLQTPIPTISHSNFIKADGTLNSSPVILRFPPRRFNVRSHQSSRNVSSAEPSVSSEISSFIGSPSLPPPQLNLSQRHITVLNILACAVACSATWLFISAIPALLAFRRAAESLEKLLDVTREELPDTMAAVRLSGMEISDLTMELSDLGQEITQGVKRSTRVVHTAEEKLRNFANMTSTAPMQEIARPMTTTTLEPAVARSVRGVREGIVKGRTVLQAIFALTGFSRTLASFFSSRSRRRSLNK; from the exons ATGTTTTCTGCTGTAAAATTGCAGACACCAATTCCTACAATTAGCCATTCCAATTTCATCAAGGCCGACGGAACCCTAAACTCGTCGCCGGTTATTCTCCGTTTTCCACCTCGCCGATTCAACGTACGTTCTCATCAATCTTCGAGAAATGTGTCTTCTGCTGAACCTTCGGTTTCTTCCGAAATTTCCTCCTTCATTGGATCTCCTTCCCTCCCTCCCCCTCAGTTGAATCTCTCTCAACGTCACATTACGGTCTTGAACATTCTCGCTTGTGCG GTTGCATGTTCTGCGACTTGGCTATTTATCTCAGCAATTCCAGCACTTTTG GCTTTTAGGAGAGCAGCCGAGTCACTGGAGAAGTTATTGGATGTCACAAGAGAAGAACTCCCTGATACCATGGCAGCAGTTCGCTTGTCTGGAATGGAAATCAGTGACTTAACTATGGAGCTAAGTGATTTGgg CCAGGAGATAACACAAGGTGTTAAGAGGTCTACTCGTGTCGTACATACAGCAGAAGAAAAATTGCGTAATTTTGCAAACATGACATCAACAG CACCAATGCAGGAAATAGCCAGACCTATGACAACCACAACGCTTGAGCCTGCAGTAGCCAGAAGTGTAAGAGGCGTACGAGAGGGCATTGTAAAAGGCCGTACTGTATTGCAAGCGATTTTTGCTCTTACCGGATTTTCAAGGACTCTAGCGAGTTTCTTCTCGAGTAGGTCTAGACGTAGGTCcttgaacaaataa
- the LOC130820341 gene encoding uncharacterized protein LOC130820341 isoform X2 → MFSAVKLQTPIPTISHSNFIKADGTLNSSPVILRFPPRRFNVRSHQSSRNVSSAEPSVSSEISSFIGSPSLPPPQLNLSQRHITVLNILACAVACSATWLFISAIPALLAFRRAAESLEKLLDVTREELPDTMAAVRLSGMEISDLTMELSDLGQEITQGVKRSTRVVHTAEEKLRNFANMTSTGNSQTYDNHNA, encoded by the exons ATGTTTTCTGCTGTAAAATTGCAGACACCAATTCCTACAATTAGCCATTCCAATTTCATCAAGGCCGACGGAACCCTAAACTCGTCGCCGGTTATTCTCCGTTTTCCACCTCGCCGATTCAACGTACGTTCTCATCAATCTTCGAGAAATGTGTCTTCTGCTGAACCTTCGGTTTCTTCCGAAATTTCCTCCTTCATTGGATCTCCTTCCCTCCCTCCCCCTCAGTTGAATCTCTCTCAACGTCACATTACGGTCTTGAACATTCTCGCTTGTGCG GTTGCATGTTCTGCGACTTGGCTATTTATCTCAGCAATTCCAGCACTTTTG GCTTTTAGGAGAGCAGCCGAGTCACTGGAGAAGTTATTGGATGTCACAAGAGAAGAACTCCCTGATACCATGGCAGCAGTTCGCTTGTCTGGAATGGAAATCAGTGACTTAACTATGGAGCTAAGTGATTTGgg CCAGGAGATAACACAAGGTGTTAAGAGGTCTACTCGTGTCGTACATACAGCAGAAGAAAAATTGCGTAATTTTGCAAACATGACATCAACAG GAAATAGCCAGACCTATGACAACCACAACGCTTGA
- the LOC130820343 gene encoding uncharacterized protein LOC130820343, which yields METVDWPYKPTQVFSACFDLTRARGKTSQEVTHSKITPHQTRLTVKFLANGIHEKKMHLVDMCSLSIFFKLNLGYHSFFTRIGVLVLGFETESCTTMKTHPHPLFYTNVISFRSIFLLLSMVALF from the exons atggagactgtagactggccttataaaccaacacaagtcttttcagcgtgctttgacctcactcgtgcgcgcGGAAAAACTTCTCAGGAGGTTACCCATTCTAAGATTACTCCCCACCAAACACGCTTAACTGtaaagttcttagcaaatgggatccatgaaaagaagatgcaccttgttgatatgtgCAGTCTATCAATCTTTTTTAAGCTTAATCTGGGGTATCACAGTTTTTTCACAAGAATTGGAG TTTTGGTTTTGGGGTTTGAAACAGAAAGCTGTACAACAATGAAGACACACCCTCATCCTCTCTTCTATACTAATGTCATCTCTTTCCGTTCGATCTTTCTACTTCTCTCCATGGTAGCCTTATTTTGA